The genomic segment CGCAATCACTTTTTCCGCAGCCTGATGGCGAGCGCTAACGCTCGATTCAATGCTCTTCATGGCTCGCAAAACCGGATCATCCGTAACCGCCGTCGATTGGCCGTTGGCGATTTCCGCTCCGGTCAAGATGAGGACAATCAAGATTGTCAGTGTAAAAGCTCGAACCCAGGTTTTGCGGTGATTCGCGTTCATAACCTCTCCTATTCTTGATAAGCCAGCGCCACCGACGTCGTTGAAGCCCTTTTGACTTCGGTATGCCATTTCCAGATTTCATAAATCGCCGGATAAACCACCAACTCCATAATGAATGAGGTAAACATTCCCGCGACCAAGGGTGCCGCGATACGCTTCATCACATCCGCGCCGGTGCCTACGGCGAGCATCACCGGCACCAAGCCGATGAAATCAACCATCACGGTCATGAATTTTGGTCGCAACCGTTTCACTGCGCCGTTCAGGATCGCTTCGTGCAACTGCTCCCTGTTCTTCATCAATCCTTTCGAGCGCATTTCGTCATAAGAGAGATCAAGATAGAGCAGCATGAAGACACCGGTTTCTGCATCAACACCTAGTAGCGCAATCAACCCAACCCATACAGCAATGCTCAGGTTGTAGCCGAGTAGGTAAAGCAACCAGATTGCGCCGATTGCCGAGAAGGGAACCGCGAGGAAGACAATGAAGGTTTTCACATAGGAGCGGGTGTTGAAATAAAGCAGCAGGAAGATGATGAAGATGGTAATTGGCACGACAACCATTAAGCGTTGTCTGACGCGCTCCATATTTTCATATTGACCGCTCCAGGTCAGCGTGTAACCCGGCGGCAGTTGCAACTTCTCGCGGAGCACTTGCTTGGCATTGGCGACATAACTGCCGACATCGGTTCCCGAAACATCAACATAAACATAGCCACTCAACCGACCGTTTTCGTCACGGATCATACCCGGACCCGATTGCACCTTGATGTCGGCGATTTGCGAGATGGGAATCTGCTGCCCGTCCATCGTCGGAACCAGCGTCCGGTTCAACCGTTCAATGGTGCTGCGATAGTCGCGCATATAGCGAACGTTGACCGGGTAGCGTTCGCGCCCTTCAACCGTCGTTGTGACATTCTCACCGCCGATGGCCGACATCACTACCATATTGGCTTGGTCAATGGTGAGACCGTAACGCGCAAGCTCTTCGCGCTTGAGGTCGAAATCAAGAAAGTAACCGCCCGCCGTGCGTTCAGCGAAGACGCTTGCCGTTCCGGGAACCTCTTTGAGCGCCATCTCGAGGTGTTGACCCAACTCTTGAATCCTGTTCAAATCAGCGCCGAGAATCTTGATGCCGACAGGGGTTCGGACGCCGGTTGTGAGCATATCCACACGGGCTTTTATCGGCATCGTCCAGGCATTCACGACGCCGGGAATTTGCATTGCTTCGTTGAGTCCGCCGGGGCCATGAATCAACTCTTCTGTGCTCTTATGGTCAGGCCAACCTTGCCGCAAAATCCCCTGCACCCAGTTGGGTGCCCAACTGGAATACCATCGCGGAGTCTTGGGCCATTCGGACTGTGGTTTCAAGACGATGACGGTTTCCATCATCGAAAAAGGTGCAGGATCGGTGGCGGTTTCTGCGCGACCGGCTTTGCCGAAGACGCGCTCGACCTCTGGGAATGATTTGATGATCTTGTCTTGCACTTGCAGCAGCCTCTGCGATTCTGTAACTGATATTCCGGGCATCGTCGTCGGCATATAGAGCAACGCGCCTTCATCAAGCGGCGGCATAAACTCCGAACCGAGGCGGTTGTAAACCGGTATAGTCAGCAGAACGAGCAGCAGCGCGGAAAAAATCGTCGCCCAGCGGTGCCGCAATACCCATTTCACAACCGGATTATAAATTCCCATTAGCAAGCGGCTGATCGGGTGCTTCTCTTCGCTATAAATCTTGCCAACGAGAAAGAAGTTGACCACTCCCGATAAAAAGCGCGGTCGGAAGGTGAACCGTTTGGCGCGCATCAGAAACACCACCAGCGCCGGCACGAAGGTGATAGACAAAAATGCCGCTGAGGTCATCGCCAGAGTTTTGG from the Acidobacteriota bacterium genome contains:
- a CDS encoding efflux RND transporter permease subunit, with protein sequence MINRIIDFCANNKFIVFLFIGMATLSGIWSMKNITLDAIPDLSDTQVIIYAKWDRSPDIMEDQVTYPIISSMLGVPKVKDIRGFSDFGYSYVYIIFEEGTDIYWARSRTLEYLSNILPRLPQGVNVELAKDETAVGWVYQYALVDQSGKRNLAELRSLQDWHLRYELQSIPGVAEVAPIGGFVRQYQVNLDPNALLAYKIPIDKVVEAIKGGNNDVGGRLVEFSGAEYMVRGRGYIRSVTDIEKIVVANNLKTGTPILVKNLGRVVLGPDLRRGISELDGTGEAVGAIVIMRSGENALKVIERVRAKIAELEPTLPEGVKIVTTYDRGELIERTIETLKESLTEELIVVSVIILIFLWHFSSALVPIVTIVVAVITSFIPMFGMNITANIMSLAGIAIAIGAMVDASIVVVEQTHKKLEHWEAEGRNADFKSILITAAKEVGAPSFYSLLVIAIAFLPIFALEAQEGRLFKPLAYTKTLAMTSAAFLSITFVPALVVFLMRAKRFTFRPRFLSGVVNFFLVGKIYSEEKHPISRLLMGIYNPVVKWVLRHRWATIFSALLLVLLTIPVYNRLGSEFMPPLDEGALLYMPTTMPGISVTESQRLLQVQDKIIKSFPEVERVFGKAGRAETATDPAPFSMMETVIVLKPQSEWPKTPRWYSSWAPNWVQGILRQGWPDHKSTEELIHGPGGLNEAMQIPGVVNAWTMPIKARVDMLTTGVRTPVGIKILGADLNRIQELGQHLEMALKEVPGTASVFAERTAGGYFLDFDLKREELARYGLTIDQANMVVMSAIGGENVTTTVEGRERYPVNVRYMRDYRSTIERLNRTLVPTMDGQQIPISQIADIKVQSGPGMIRDENGRLSGYVYVDVSGTDVGSYVANAKQVLREKLQLPPGYTLTWSGQYENMERVRQRLMVVVPITIFIIFLLLYFNTRSYVKTFIVFLAVPFSAIGAIWLLYLLGYNLSIAVWVGLIALLGVDAETGVFMLLYLDLSYDEMRSKGLMKNREQLHEAILNGAVKRLRPKFMTVMVDFIGLVPVMLAVGTGADVMKRIAAPLVAGMFTSFIMELVVYPAIYEIWKWHTEVKRASTTSVALAYQE